In Amycolatopsis sp. EV170708-02-1, the following are encoded in one genomic region:
- a CDS encoding LysR family transcriptional regulator yields MDIGRLRTLREFADRGSVTAAAKALHCTPSAVSQQLRALQSDVGLALTEPAGRGLRLTDAGRALVARADDVLAALDRAESELDTYRSAPRGLVRVAIFQSAGLMLLPGLLHRTAEFDGLDVIVRDVDMTPPEVPGLVADYDIVVAHRDEHAPSLGSDRLETRHLLREPLDVALPAGHRLAKRRRIELAELADERWISVNAGFPVDDILQSLIIRTGVRPQVVQRINDFRITERLVAAGHGIALLPRYTMDTRRGSGLVCRPLAGIKAARHVEAVYRLGASSRPAVAKVLDALADEVAALTGERDSSGGPARSRARRRSA; encoded by the coding sequence ATGGACATCGGCCGGTTGCGGACCCTGCGGGAATTCGCCGATCGCGGCAGCGTGACGGCGGCCGCGAAGGCGTTGCACTGCACGCCGTCCGCGGTTTCCCAGCAGCTGCGCGCCTTGCAGAGTGACGTCGGTCTCGCGCTCACCGAACCCGCCGGACGAGGCCTGCGGCTGACCGACGCGGGCCGCGCGCTGGTCGCCCGCGCGGACGACGTGCTCGCCGCCCTCGACCGCGCGGAGTCCGAATTGGACACCTACCGCAGCGCCCCGCGCGGCCTGGTCCGGGTGGCGATCTTCCAGTCCGCCGGGCTGATGCTGCTGCCCGGGCTCCTGCACCGGACGGCGGAATTCGACGGCCTGGACGTCATCGTGCGCGACGTCGACATGACCCCGCCGGAGGTCCCCGGGCTCGTCGCGGACTACGACATCGTGGTGGCGCACCGGGACGAGCACGCGCCATCGCTCGGCTCGGACCGGCTGGAGACGCGGCATCTGCTGCGAGAACCGCTCGACGTCGCGCTCCCCGCCGGGCATCGGCTCGCGAAGCGGCGCCGCATCGAGCTGGCCGAACTGGCCGACGAGCGCTGGATCAGCGTCAACGCCGGCTTCCCGGTGGACGACATCCTCCAGTCGCTGATCATCCGCACCGGGGTGCGGCCGCAGGTGGTCCAGCGCATCAACGATTTCCGCATCACCGAACGGCTCGTCGCCGCCGGGCACGGGATCGCGCTGCTTCCCCGGTACACAATGGACACTCGGCGCGGCAGCGGTCTCGTCTGCCGCCCGCTCGCCGGGATCAAGGCGGCCCGGCACGTGGAGGCGGTCTACCGGCTCGGGGCGTCTTCGCGGCCCGCGGTGGCGAAAGTGCTCGACGCGCTCGCGGACGAGGTCGCCGCGCTCACGGGCGAGCGTGACTCTTCAGGTGGTCCAGCGCGATCTCGAGCGCGTCGGCGATCGGCGTGA
- the erm gene encoding 23S ribosomal RNA methyltransferase Erm yields MRTHRPGRHELGQNFLIDRNVIENLVKLVDGTDGPIIEFGTGDGALTRALERLGRPLTGIEIDDRRAARLAGRVRPSTEIVTADFLRFPLPKTPCVLVGNLPFHLTTATLRHVLAAPGWTDAVLLVQWEVARRRAGVGGATMMTAQWWPWFDFRLAGRVPAAAFRPRPGVDGGLLTMTRRERPLVDDADRQRYQDFVRQVFTRPGKRVVPKRLTAHQWAEAFRLRRGSPVRARGVSSNRTGRRR; encoded by the coding sequence TTGCGCACACACCGTCCTGGCCGTCACGAACTCGGCCAGAACTTCCTCATCGACCGGAACGTCATCGAGAACCTGGTGAAGCTCGTCGACGGCACGGACGGGCCGATCATCGAATTCGGCACCGGCGACGGCGCCCTGACGCGGGCGCTGGAACGGCTCGGCAGGCCGCTGACCGGCATCGAGATCGACGACCGCCGCGCCGCCCGGCTGGCGGGCCGCGTCCGGCCGTCCACGGAGATCGTCACCGCGGACTTCCTGCGGTTCCCCTTGCCGAAGACACCCTGCGTCCTGGTCGGCAATCTGCCGTTCCACCTGACCACCGCGACCCTGCGCCACGTCCTCGCCGCTCCCGGCTGGACGGACGCCGTGTTGCTCGTGCAGTGGGAGGTGGCGCGCCGCCGGGCCGGGGTCGGTGGCGCGACCATGATGACCGCGCAGTGGTGGCCGTGGTTCGACTTCCGGCTGGCGGGCCGGGTGCCGGCGGCGGCGTTCCGGCCGAGGCCCGGCGTCGACGGCGGACTGCTCACCATGACCCGCCGCGAGCGGCCGCTCGTCGACGACGCGGATCGTCAGCGCTACCAGGACTTCGTGCGGCAGGTGTTCACCCGGCCCGGCAAGAGGGTCGTGCCCAAACGCCTCACCGCACACCAGTGGGCTGAGGCGTTTCGGCTTCGGCGAGGAAGTCCGGTTCGCGCACGCGGCGTTTCGTCGAACCGAACAGGACGCCGCCGATGA
- a CDS encoding ANTAR domain-containing protein, whose amino-acid sequence MRNREKWVADTLVELADTLAPALDPASYWLCVADRYTQLIDSSSVHLTTVGDRPVVVDTDERLGELVAEEGPGVDSRASREPVVNVRLDEATSRWSRLAPAALSLGYRSAHAFPFSRREDLLGAVTILTTETEPLPSADLKIASALADVATIAMLNHRTIAGLTTTSRQLQGALSSRVIIEQAKGLLSARLEVSPEAAFRVLRRYARGHNMRIGDLAERLMSRRLTVADLLPQGGDLIPAASPSAARRHFPARPTANS is encoded by the coding sequence ATGCGGAACCGCGAAAAATGGGTCGCCGACACGTTGGTGGAGCTGGCGGACACTCTCGCCCCCGCGCTCGATCCGGCGAGTTATTGGCTCTGTGTGGCGGATCGCTACACCCAGCTGATCGACTCGTCGTCGGTGCACCTGACCACCGTCGGCGACCGTCCGGTCGTGGTGGACACCGACGAACGGCTCGGCGAGCTCGTCGCCGAGGAAGGACCGGGCGTCGACAGCCGGGCAAGCCGTGAGCCGGTCGTCAACGTGCGCCTCGACGAAGCGACCTCACGCTGGAGCAGGCTGGCTCCCGCCGCGCTTTCCCTCGGCTACCGGTCGGCGCACGCGTTCCCGTTCAGCCGCCGCGAAGACCTGCTCGGCGCGGTGACGATCCTGACCACGGAAACCGAACCGTTGCCGTCGGCCGATCTGAAGATCGCGAGCGCGCTCGCCGACGTCGCGACGATCGCCATGCTCAACCACCGGACGATCGCCGGGCTGACCACGACCTCACGGCAACTGCAGGGGGCGCTGTCGAGCCGGGTGATCATCGAGCAGGCCAAGGGATTGCTGTCGGCCAGGCTGGAAGTCAGCCCCGAGGCCGCGTTCCGGGTGCTGCGGCGATACGCCCGCGGGCACAACATGCGGATCGGCGACCTCGCCGAACGGCTGATGAGCAGGCGGCTGACGGTCGCAGACCTACTCCCCCAAGGCGGCGACCTCATTCCCGCCGCTTCTCCATCAGCAGCACGACGCCACTTCCCGGCCCGCCCAACGGCGAACAGCTGA
- a CDS encoding peroxiredoxin-like family protein: MGDLNTDLAELRESVASHVPAEVAEVLKADRAKFVGVVAEAAAKPGTPMPDLVLPDAGGDRVRVADGPAVVVFYRGAWCPYCNLALRTYQQELLPELEKLGVKLVAVSPQLPDGSLSTKDLEFAVLSDVDNELGRALGITFRLAPETKPAFDTLIGDVEKINGAAEWELPYPTVLVVDGEGVIRYIDVHPDYTTRTDPADVLAAVKTAITRA, encoded by the coding sequence ATGGGGGATCTCAACACCGACCTCGCCGAGCTGCGCGAATCCGTCGCGAGCCACGTTCCGGCGGAGGTCGCCGAGGTGCTCAAGGCCGACCGCGCGAAGTTCGTCGGGGTGGTCGCCGAGGCGGCCGCGAAACCGGGAACGCCGATGCCGGACCTCGTGCTGCCGGATGCCGGCGGCGATCGGGTCCGGGTCGCGGACGGGCCCGCGGTCGTGGTGTTCTACCGCGGCGCGTGGTGTCCGTACTGCAACCTGGCGCTGCGCACGTATCAGCAGGAGCTGTTGCCGGAGCTGGAGAAGCTGGGCGTGAAGCTGGTCGCGGTCAGCCCGCAGCTCCCGGACGGCTCGCTGTCCACGAAGGACCTGGAGTTCGCCGTGCTGTCCGATGTGGACAACGAGCTCGGCCGCGCGCTCGGCATCACGTTCCGGCTGGCCCCGGAGACGAAGCCGGCTTTCGACACGCTCATCGGCGACGTCGAGAAGATCAACGGGGCGGCGGAATGGGAGCTGCCGTATCCGACCGTCCTGGTCGTGGACGGCGAGGGCGTCATCCGGTACATCGATGTGCACCCGGACTACACCACACGCACCGACCCGGCCGACGTCCTGGCCGCGGTGAAAACAGCGATCACGCGTGCTTGA
- a CDS encoding ANTAR domain-containing protein: MWDGTGGRYDQSALRKLVDAARGRADRAAAVALRHEILMETASETMRPFHRRMAELHRATESRHRATADLHASYAAAVKNWAAEPKGREDIPPPFMTAVAETSGARSLAVTLFDGPESAAAVVVSDPVAAKANDLEYLFGEGPSWRTSGEPGVCGGRELSSRWPRFGPAAREIGVRAVVSARLGPRDAPLGTLTAYRPEPEPDAEVARSTELVAEALTDTALHPSTLLDADDGLPVHPLFGDVDRQCVVHQATGMVMTTHDCTAPDALALIRAHAYTLDESVFEVARTIVNRTSTLS; this comes from the coding sequence ATGTGGGACGGCACCGGTGGCCGGTACGACCAGTCGGCTCTGCGCAAACTGGTCGACGCCGCGCGAGGACGTGCGGATCGCGCGGCGGCGGTGGCCCTGCGGCACGAAATCCTGATGGAAACGGCCAGTGAGACCATGCGTCCGTTCCACCGGAGGATGGCGGAGCTGCACCGCGCCACCGAGAGCAGGCATCGTGCCACGGCCGATCTGCACGCGAGCTACGCCGCCGCGGTGAAAAACTGGGCGGCCGAGCCCAAAGGGCGGGAGGACATCCCGCCGCCGTTCATGACCGCGGTGGCCGAGACGTCCGGCGCCCGAAGCCTCGCGGTGACCTTGTTCGACGGCCCGGAGAGCGCGGCGGCGGTCGTCGTGTCCGATCCCGTCGCGGCGAAGGCGAACGACCTGGAGTACCTCTTCGGTGAGGGGCCGTCCTGGCGGACGTCCGGCGAGCCGGGCGTCTGCGGCGGGCGAGAGCTGTCGAGCAGGTGGCCCCGGTTCGGCCCCGCCGCACGGGAAATCGGTGTCCGGGCGGTGGTTTCGGCCAGGCTGGGACCGCGCGACGCGCCGCTGGGCACTCTCACCGCGTATCGGCCCGAGCCCGAACCGGACGCCGAGGTCGCCCGTTCGACGGAGCTGGTCGCCGAAGCCCTCACCGACACCGCGTTGCATCCGAGCACGCTGCTCGACGCCGACGACGGGCTTCCCGTCCATCCGTTGTTCGGCGACGTGGACCGCCAGTGCGTGGTGCATCAGGCCACGGGAATGGTGATGACCACCCACGACTGCACCGCCCCGGACGCGCTCGCCCTCATCCGCGCGCATGCCTACACCCTGGACGAGAGCGTCTTCGAAGTCGCCAGGACCATTGTGAACCGGACGTCGACGCTCAGCTGA
- a CDS encoding TetR/AcrR family transcriptional regulator: protein MSGQPAKTPQGRMTRDAIVDAAAELMYVHGVAGTSVDKVLAASGAGKSQMYHYFKNKDQLVEAVITRFLENILGNQPTIFELHDWADFDQWAREILAIQTTPKGPIACPLGNLTGELGDDPKMAPLLDKAYREWESHLQRGLESLREQGKLAEDADPARLAQAAMTCVQGGLLMAHLRHDITPIADALEIALDHLKSHARP from the coding sequence ATGAGTGGTCAACCCGCGAAGACCCCGCAGGGGCGGATGACGAGGGACGCGATCGTCGACGCGGCGGCGGAGCTGATGTACGTCCACGGCGTCGCCGGGACGAGCGTCGACAAGGTGCTCGCGGCGAGCGGCGCCGGGAAATCGCAGATGTACCACTACTTCAAGAACAAGGATCAGCTCGTCGAAGCGGTCATCACCCGCTTCCTCGAAAACATCCTCGGCAACCAGCCGACCATCTTCGAGCTGCACGACTGGGCCGATTTCGATCAGTGGGCCCGGGAGATCCTGGCCATCCAGACCACGCCTAAGGGGCCGATCGCCTGCCCGCTGGGCAACCTCACCGGCGAACTCGGGGACGACCCCAAGATGGCGCCGCTGCTGGACAAGGCCTACCGCGAATGGGAATCACATCTCCAGCGCGGCCTGGAATCGTTGCGGGAACAGGGAAAGCTGGCCGAGGACGCCGACCCGGCGAGGCTGGCGCAGGCCGCGATGACCTGTGTGCAGGGCGGCCTGCTGATGGCCCACCTGCGCCATGACATCACGCCGATCGCCGACGCGCTCGAGATCGCGCTGGACCACCTGAAGAGTCACGCTCGCCCGTGA
- a CDS encoding EamA family transporter: protein MPARDRLLALFVAVLWGCNFLAIHATLGQFPPVFAGGLRFAVIAIPTILFVPWPKVKIRHLLGYGLGFGTGQFVFLFIAMDTGMPTGLASLVLQASAPFTVLLGAVFLRERVSGRQLAGILLAVAGMATIAWQQAGNAALLPVILTLLGALSWAFGNLSTRQAAPDNPLNFVLWMSVVPPLPMFALSLVMEGPAEIGHSLSTLGTTTGLIGLGGLAYVVLFGTIVGSGIWTSLMRRNPAGVVAPFSLLVPVVGLSMAFLVLDERPSPVEIVAAAVVIGGVLFGSTKRRVREPDFLAEAETPQPTGVR from the coding sequence ATGCCCGCCCGCGATCGTCTGCTCGCCCTGTTCGTCGCCGTCCTCTGGGGCTGCAACTTCCTCGCCATCCACGCCACCCTCGGCCAGTTCCCGCCCGTGTTCGCCGGCGGGCTGCGCTTCGCGGTCATCGCGATCCCGACGATCCTGTTCGTCCCGTGGCCGAAGGTGAAGATCCGCCACCTGCTCGGTTACGGCCTGGGCTTCGGCACCGGGCAGTTCGTGTTCCTCTTCATCGCGATGGACACCGGCATGCCGACCGGGCTCGCGTCGCTGGTGCTGCAGGCCTCGGCCCCGTTCACCGTGCTGCTCGGCGCCGTCTTCCTGCGTGAACGCGTGTCCGGACGCCAGCTCGCCGGGATCCTGCTCGCCGTCGCCGGGATGGCGACGATCGCCTGGCAGCAGGCCGGGAACGCCGCCCTGCTGCCGGTGATCCTGACCCTGCTCGGCGCGCTGAGCTGGGCGTTCGGCAACCTCAGCACGCGGCAGGCGGCACCGGACAACCCGCTGAACTTCGTCCTCTGGATGTCCGTGGTGCCGCCGCTGCCGATGTTCGCGCTGTCGCTGGTCATGGAGGGTCCCGCCGAGATCGGGCACTCGCTGAGCACGCTGGGCACCACGACCGGGCTGATCGGCCTCGGGGGCCTCGCCTACGTCGTGTTGTTCGGCACGATCGTCGGTTCCGGCATCTGGACGTCGCTGATGCGCCGCAACCCGGCGGGCGTGGTCGCGCCGTTCTCGCTGCTGGTGCCGGTGGTCGGGCTGTCGATGGCGTTCCTGGTCCTCGACGAGCGGCCTTCGCCGGTGGAGATCGTCGCGGCGGCCGTCGTCATCGGCGGCGTCCTGTTCGGTTCGACGAAACGCCGCGTGCGCGAACCGGACTTCCTCGCCGAAGCCGAAACGCCTCAGCCCACTGGTGTGCGGTGA
- the leuA gene encoding 2-isopropylmalate synthase — translation MSIRKPTRPAPSEQASWNTQRGTSMPVHRYRPWYDLVEDISLPDRTWPDKRIETAPLWCAVDLRDGNQALIDPMSPARKRKFFDLLVRMGYKEIEVGFPAASQTDFDFVREIIDEGAIPDDVSIQVLTQCRPELIERTFKALEGAPRAIVHIYNSTSILQRRVVFREERIGITKIASQAAELVVDYAAKQPDTDFRFQYSPESYTGTELSYALEVCNTITEIWQPTPEKPVILNLPATVEMASPNVYADSIEWMHRNLDRRDSVILSLHPHNDRGTGIAAAELGFQAGADRIEGCLFGNGERTGNVDLVALGMNLYSQGVDPQIDFSDMDEIKRTVEYCNQLPVHERSPWAGDLVFTAFSGSHQDAINKGLDALKAAADKAGTPVDEHPWEVPYLPIDPKDIGRNYEAVIRVNSQSGKGGVAYIMKAEHQLDLPRRLQIEFSKVVQRHTDTEGGEVDPATMWNAFSAEYLELKTPLELVRQHVRDNGDGEYDITATVRVEGDEHEVTGRGNGPIAAFFDALSTVGFDLRLLDYSEHTLSPGDDARAASYIECAISDRVYWGIGIDPSIVTASLRAVVSAVNRAHR, via the coding sequence ATGAGCATTCGCAAGCCCACCCGTCCTGCGCCTTCCGAGCAGGCTTCGTGGAACACCCAGCGCGGCACTTCGATGCCCGTGCATCGCTATCGCCCCTGGTACGACCTGGTCGAGGACATCTCGCTGCCGGACCGCACCTGGCCGGACAAGCGCATCGAGACCGCGCCGCTGTGGTGCGCCGTCGACCTGCGCGACGGCAACCAGGCCCTGATCGACCCGATGTCGCCCGCGCGTAAGCGCAAGTTCTTCGACCTGCTGGTCCGCATGGGCTACAAGGAGATCGAGGTCGGCTTCCCGGCGGCCTCGCAGACGGACTTCGACTTCGTCCGCGAGATCATCGACGAGGGCGCCATCCCGGACGACGTCAGCATCCAGGTGCTGACCCAGTGCCGTCCGGAGCTGATCGAGCGCACCTTCAAGGCGCTCGAAGGCGCGCCGCGCGCGATCGTCCACATCTACAACTCGACCTCGATCCTGCAGCGTCGCGTCGTGTTCCGCGAAGAGCGCATCGGCATCACGAAGATCGCTTCGCAGGCCGCTGAGCTGGTCGTCGACTACGCGGCGAAGCAGCCGGACACCGACTTCCGCTTCCAGTACTCGCCGGAGTCCTACACCGGCACCGAGCTGTCGTACGCGCTCGAGGTCTGCAACACCATCACGGAGATCTGGCAGCCGACGCCGGAGAAGCCGGTGATCCTGAACCTGCCCGCCACCGTCGAGATGGCGTCGCCGAACGTCTACGCCGACTCGATCGAGTGGATGCACCGCAACCTGGACCGCCGCGACTCGGTGATCCTGTCGCTGCACCCGCACAACGACCGCGGCACCGGTATCGCCGCCGCCGAGCTGGGCTTCCAGGCCGGCGCGGACCGGATCGAAGGCTGCCTGTTCGGCAACGGCGAGCGCACCGGCAACGTCGACCTCGTCGCGCTGGGCATGAACCTGTACAGCCAGGGCGTCGACCCGCAGATCGACTTCTCCGACATGGACGAGATCAAGCGGACGGTCGAATACTGCAACCAGCTGCCGGTGCACGAACGCAGCCCGTGGGCGGGCGACCTGGTGTTCACCGCGTTCTCCGGCAGCCACCAGGACGCGATCAACAAGGGGCTCGACGCGCTGAAGGCCGCCGCCGACAAGGCCGGGACGCCGGTCGACGAGCACCCGTGGGAGGTCCCGTACCTGCCGATCGACCCGAAGGACATCGGCCGGAACTACGAGGCCGTGATCCGGGTGAACTCGCAGTCCGGCAAGGGCGGCGTCGCCTACATCATGAAGGCCGAGCACCAGCTCGACCTGCCGCGGCGCCTGCAGATCGAGTTCTCGAAGGTCGTCCAGCGCCACACCGACACCGAGGGCGGCGAGGTCGACCCGGCCACGATGTGGAACGCGTTCTCGGCCGAATACCTGGAGCTGAAGACGCCGCTGGAGCTGGTACGCCAGCACGTCCGGGACAACGGCGACGGCGAGTACGACATCACCGCGACCGTGCGGGTCGAGGGCGACGAGCACGAGGTCACCGGCCGCGGGAACGGCCCGATCGCGGCGTTCTTCGACGCGCTGTCGACCGTCGGGTTCGACCTGCGGCTGCTGGACTACAGCGAGCACACGCTCTCGCCGGGCGACGACGCGCGGGCGGCGTCGTACATCGAGTGCGCGATCTCCGACCGGGTGTACTGGGGCATCGGGATCGACCCGTCGATCGTGACCGCTTCGCTGCGGGCCGTCGTGTCGGCCGTGAATCGGGCCCACCGGTAG
- a CDS encoding CheR family methyltransferase: MIAHDGEEEDERELESLLTFINDSRGFDFTGYKRTSLGRRIRKRMQTVNFEKYADYRDFLESNADEFQELFNTILINVTGFFRDPAAWDYLRTVVVPGLIDEVGPDQDIRIWSAGCSSGEEAYTLAIIFAEHLGIEACTKRVKIYGTDVDEEALREARAGVYSLKALEKLPDEVKAKYFEPNGALFAFRRDLRRRVIFGRHDITRDAPISRVDLLVCRNTLMYFNVEAQTKIIERFHFALNEGGHLFLGKAEMLLADGSRFEVTDMRNRVFRIQSGAGAAKPARSDLMPASEMGRINRRQVVELALASSPDSVLVIDRDGTIVLINGAARLQFGLSPDKVGTSFGELEISSRPIDLATLAGRAHSERRSVRVDAVRWDKGDGEARYFDVIVKPLLTSDGEDLGVAITLIDTTEATRLQQEVKRVQEDLATAYAELQSTNAELETVNEELQSSIEELETTNEELQSTNEELETTNEELQSGNEELETMNEELRIRTAELDEARTFLEGVLSSVAAGVVVLDSDLLVRSWNRGAEDLWGMRADEVYRTDFFTLDFGLPTDGLRDMVEICNETGHRALPVETDAVDRKGRPFTASVSCSPLGGPGSGVVLLMEKRRE, from the coding sequence GTGATCGCGCATGACGGCGAAGAAGAAGACGAGCGTGAGCTGGAATCCCTGCTGACGTTCATCAACGACTCCCGCGGATTCGATTTCACCGGCTACAAGCGCACCTCGCTCGGGCGCCGGATCCGCAAGCGGATGCAGACCGTGAACTTCGAGAAGTACGCGGATTACCGCGATTTCCTGGAGAGCAACGCCGACGAGTTCCAAGAGCTCTTCAACACCATTCTGATCAATGTCACCGGCTTCTTCCGCGATCCGGCGGCATGGGACTATCTGCGGACTGTCGTCGTCCCCGGCTTGATCGACGAGGTGGGCCCGGACCAGGACATCCGGATCTGGAGCGCCGGATGTTCGAGCGGGGAGGAGGCGTACACCCTCGCGATCATCTTCGCCGAGCATCTCGGTATCGAAGCCTGCACCAAACGGGTCAAGATCTACGGCACCGATGTCGACGAGGAGGCCCTGCGCGAGGCCAGGGCGGGGGTGTATTCCCTCAAGGCATTGGAAAAGCTTCCCGACGAGGTGAAGGCGAAGTATTTCGAACCGAACGGCGCTCTGTTCGCGTTTCGCCGCGACCTCCGCCGCAGGGTGATCTTCGGCAGGCACGACATCACCCGCGACGCCCCGATCTCGCGGGTCGATCTGCTCGTCTGCCGCAACACCCTGATGTATTTCAACGTCGAAGCGCAGACGAAGATCATCGAGCGATTCCATTTCGCGCTCAACGAAGGCGGTCACCTTTTCCTCGGCAAGGCCGAGATGCTGCTCGCCGACGGTTCCCGGTTCGAGGTCACGGACATGCGCAACCGCGTGTTCCGGATCCAATCCGGTGCGGGGGCGGCGAAGCCGGCGCGATCCGATCTCATGCCCGCTTCGGAGATGGGCCGGATCAACCGGCGTCAGGTGGTCGAACTGGCCTTGGCGTCCTCGCCGGATTCGGTGCTGGTGATCGACCGTGACGGCACGATCGTGTTGATCAACGGAGCGGCGAGGCTGCAGTTCGGGCTTTCCCCGGACAAGGTCGGCACGTCGTTCGGCGAGCTGGAGATCTCCTCGCGCCCGATCGACCTCGCGACCTTGGCAGGCCGGGCCCATTCCGAGCGCCGGAGCGTCCGGGTCGACGCCGTGCGGTGGGACAAAGGCGACGGCGAGGCACGGTACTTCGACGTCATCGTCAAACCCTTGCTCACCAGTGACGGCGAGGATCTCGGCGTCGCGATCACCCTCATCGACACCACCGAGGCCACCCGGCTCCAGCAAGAGGTCAAACGGGTGCAAGAGGACCTCGCGACGGCTTACGCGGAACTCCAGTCGACCAACGCGGAACTGGAGACCGTCAACGAGGAACTCCAGTCGAGCATCGAGGAACTCGAGACGACGAACGAGGAACTCCAGTCCACCAACGAAGAACTGGAGACCACCAACGAGGAACTCCAGTCGGGCAACGAAGAACTCGAAACCATGAACGAGGAACTGCGGATCCGCACCGCGGAGCTGGACGAGGCGCGCACCTTCCTCGAAGGGGTGCTGTCCAGCGTCGCCGCCGGAGTGGTCGTGCTCGACAGCGATCTCCTGGTGCGCAGCTGGAACCGCGGCGCCGAGGACCTGTGGGGGATGCGCGCGGACGAGGTCTACCGCACGGATTTCTTCACCCTCGATTTCGGCCTGCCGACCGACGGGCTTCGCGACATGGTCGAGATCTGCAACGAGACCGGGCATCGCGCCCTCCCGGTCGAGACCGACGCGGTGGACCGGAAGGGCAGGCCCTTCACCGCCTCCGTCAGCTGTTCGCCGTTGGGCGGGCCGGGAAGTGGCGTCGTGCTGCTGATGGAGAAGCGGCGGGAATGA
- a CDS encoding SDR family oxidoreductase: MTSIEGAVALVTGGQRGLGKAFVAELLDRGAAKVYATARSPRADADPRIVPLPLDVTDPESVRALAEKASDATIVFNNAGTLGLGSLLTEDVDAHRPVFETNVFGALRIAQAFASRLKDGGALVNVHSILSWAAGSGSYGASKAAFWSLTNSLRIEFAEQGTQVVGVHLAYTDTDMTQGLDVPKNDPRDVARQVVDGLEKGETEVLTDDLTRQVKAALSGPVEHLGTSRIGA, translated from the coding sequence ATGACCTCCATCGAAGGCGCCGTCGCCCTGGTCACCGGCGGGCAGCGCGGACTCGGCAAGGCGTTCGTCGCCGAACTGCTCGACCGCGGCGCCGCCAAGGTCTACGCGACCGCCAGGTCGCCGCGTGCGGACGCCGATCCGCGGATCGTCCCGCTCCCGCTCGACGTCACCGACCCGGAATCCGTCCGCGCGCTGGCGGAGAAGGCGAGCGACGCCACGATCGTCTTCAACAACGCCGGCACCTTGGGGCTCGGCTCGCTGTTGACCGAGGACGTCGACGCGCACCGCCCCGTCTTCGAGACGAACGTCTTCGGCGCACTGCGCATCGCGCAAGCGTTTGCGTCGCGGCTCAAGGACGGCGGGGCGCTGGTCAACGTGCACTCGATCCTGTCGTGGGCGGCGGGCTCAGGTTCCTACGGCGCGTCGAAGGCGGCCTTCTGGTCGCTGACCAATTCGCTCCGCATCGAGTTCGCCGAGCAGGGCACCCAGGTCGTCGGCGTGCACCTCGCCTACACCGACACCGACATGACCCAGGGCCTCGACGTCCCCAAGAACGACCCGCGCGACGTCGCCCGCCAGGTCGTCGACGGCCTCGAAAAGGGCGAGACCGAGGTGCTCACCGACGACCTCACCCGCCAGGTCAAGGCCGCGCTCTCCGGGCCGGTCGAACACCTCGGCACCAGCCGGATCGGCGCGTAG
- a CDS encoding chemotaxis protein CheB: protein MFARAVPYEIVAIGTSAGGVKALITVLKALPADFPVPLVIVQHLDPRHDTVLAEILDRRSRLRVKLAEAGDVAEPGVAYLAPPDRHLVIAPGGGMDLSKSDKVRFVRPSADRLFESVAVAYGPAALVCVLTGTGRDGSTGARAVSSRGGTVIAEDPSTAEFKGMPQAAVNAVAVYLTLPLERIADALVALIEGTRSL, encoded by the coding sequence ATGTTCGCGCGGGCGGTGCCCTACGAGATCGTCGCGATCGGGACTTCGGCCGGCGGGGTCAAGGCGCTCATCACGGTGCTCAAGGCCTTGCCCGCGGACTTCCCGGTTCCCTTGGTCATCGTCCAGCATCTCGATCCCCGGCACGACACGGTCCTCGCCGAGATCCTCGATCGGCGGTCACGATTGCGGGTCAAGCTGGCCGAGGCCGGTGACGTGGCCGAGCCCGGCGTCGCCTATCTCGCACCGCCGGACCGGCATCTCGTGATCGCCCCCGGTGGCGGGATGGACCTGTCGAAGAGCGACAAGGTGAGATTCGTGCGGCCGTCCGCCGACCGGCTCTTCGAATCCGTCGCGGTGGCCTACGGTCCCGCGGCGCTGGTCTGCGTGCTGACCGGAACCGGACGCGACGGCTCGACGGGGGCGAGGGCGGTCTCGTCCCGTGGCGGTACCGTCATCGCGGAAGATCCGAGTACCGCGGAATTCAAAGGCATGCCACAGGCCGCGGTGAACGCCGTGGCGGTCTACTTGACGCTGCCGCTGGAGAGGATCGCGGACGCGCTTGTGGCCCTGATCGAAGGAACGAGATCGCTGTGA